One genomic window of Pseudomonas sp. LFM046 includes the following:
- a CDS encoding glutaredoxin family protein, whose amino-acid sequence MLPECQLFGTLGCHLCEVAEGVLMPFVERGLLVELVDIADSEEWVQTYGLRIPVLRRCDTGSELNWPFDAGSVASFLSS is encoded by the coding sequence ATGCTTCCTGAATGCCAACTCTTCGGCACCCTCGGCTGTCACCTGTGCGAGGTGGCGGAAGGTGTGCTCATGCCCTTCGTCGAACGTGGCCTGTTGGTGGAGCTGGTGGACATCGCCGACAGCGAAGAGTGGGTCCAGACCTATGGCCTGCGCATTCCCGTCCTGCGCCGCTGCGACACCGGCAGCGAACTGAACTGGCCCTTCGATGCCGGTTCGGTGGCGTCCTTTCTCTCCAGCTGA
- a CDS encoding deoxyguanosinetriphosphate triphosphohydrolase, giving the protein MDWQTLLTRERLGKPVHSTDELGRSPFHKDHDRIIFSGAFRRLGRKTQVHPVSSNDHIHTRLTHSLEVSCVGRSLGMRVGETLRDALPDWCEPSDLGVIVQSACLAHDIGNPPFGHSGEDAIRHWFEQAANRGWLDAMSDTERADFLSFEGNAQGLRVLTQLEYHQFDGGMRLTYATLGTYLKYPWTSRHAEALGYKKHKFGCYQSELPLLEQIAAKLELPRIDEHRWGRHPLVYLMEAADDICYGLIDLEDGLEMDLLDYEEVEALLLGLVGDDLPETYRQLGPKDSRRRKLAILRGKAIEHLTNAAARAFVEQQDALLAGTLQGDLVEHMHGPAKRCVLKAKAIAREKIFQDKRKTLHEIGAYTTLEILLNAFCGAALEQHGGRTPSFKHRRILDLLGNNAPDPGWPLYRSFVRVIDFIAGMTDSYATEMAREMTGRSSPI; this is encoded by the coding sequence TTGGACTGGCAGACCCTGCTCACCCGCGAACGCCTCGGCAAACCGGTGCACAGCACCGATGAGCTGGGCCGCAGCCCCTTCCACAAAGACCACGACCGCATCATCTTTTCCGGCGCGTTCCGCCGCCTGGGACGCAAGACCCAGGTTCATCCGGTTTCCAGCAACGATCACATCCACACCCGCCTCACCCACTCGTTGGAAGTGAGCTGCGTGGGCCGCTCCCTGGGCATGCGCGTCGGAGAAACCCTGCGTGATGCGCTGCCGGACTGGTGCGAGCCCTCGGACCTGGGTGTCATCGTCCAGTCGGCGTGCCTGGCCCACGACATCGGCAACCCGCCCTTCGGCCACTCGGGCGAAGACGCCATCCGCCATTGGTTCGAGCAGGCCGCCAACCGGGGCTGGCTGGACGCCATGAGCGACACCGAGCGGGCGGACTTCCTCAGCTTCGAGGGCAACGCCCAGGGTCTGCGCGTGCTGACCCAACTGGAGTACCACCAGTTCGACGGCGGCATGCGCCTGACCTACGCCACACTCGGCACCTACCTGAAATACCCCTGGACGTCCCGTCACGCCGAGGCCCTGGGCTACAAGAAGCACAAGTTCGGCTGCTACCAGAGCGAACTGCCGCTGCTGGAGCAGATCGCCGCCAAACTGGAGCTGCCGCGCATCGACGAGCACCGCTGGGGCCGCCACCCGCTGGTCTACCTGATGGAGGCAGCCGACGACATCTGCTACGGCCTGATCGACCTGGAAGACGGGCTGGAGATGGATTTGCTGGACTACGAGGAAGTGGAAGCCCTACTCCTCGGCCTGGTGGGAGACGACCTGCCGGAAACCTACCGCCAGCTGGGTCCGAAGGATTCGCGTCGACGCAAGCTGGCGATTCTCCGCGGCAAGGCCATCGAGCACCTGACCAACGCGGCGGCCCGCGCCTTCGTCGAGCAGCAGGACGCCCTGCTGGCCGGCACCCTGCAAGGCGACCTGGTGGAGCACATGCACGGCCCGGCCAAGCGCTGCGTGCTCAAGGCCAAGGCCATCGCCCGAGAGAAGATTTTCCAGGACAAGCGCAAGACCCTCCACGAGATCGGCGCCTACACCACGCTGGAAATCCTCCTGAACGCTTTCTGCGGTGCGGCCCTGGAGCAGCACGGCGGGCGCACGCCGTCGTTCAAGCACCGGCGCATCCTCGATCTGCTGGGCAACAACGCGCCCGATCCGGGCTGGCCACTCTACCGGTCGTTCGTCCGCGTAATCGACTTCATCGCCGGAATGACCGACAGCTACGCCACCGAAATGGCCCGTGAAATGACCGGCCGCTCCAGCCCCATCTGA
- a CDS encoding YgdI/YgdR family lipoprotein, with amino-acid sequence MNQRIVPAFLLAMGLVTLAGCSSPSLITLNDGREIQAVDKPEFDEDTGFYEFEQLDGRHAKVNKDQVRTIQEL; translated from the coding sequence ATGAACCAGCGGATCGTCCCCGCTTTCCTGCTCGCCATGGGCCTTGTCACTCTGGCCGGCTGCTCCTCGCCGTCCCTGATCACCCTCAATGACGGGCGTGAGATCCAGGCCGTGGATAAACCCGAATTCGACGAAGACACGGGCTTCTACGAATTCGAACAACTGGACGGCAGGCACGCCAAGGTGAACAAGGACCAGGTGCGCACCATCCAGGAGCTCTGA
- the mobA gene encoding molybdenum cofactor guanylyltransferase MobA encodes MSDTPLPPCSVLLLAGGRGHRLGGRDKGLVEWRGRPLIAWLHERVRPLTDDLIISCNRNEDRYAAWADQLVRDDTPDFHGPLAGMRAGLAVARHEQVLILPCDAPQVDDTLIASLLAAACERPVMVRQGKFWEPLFCILPRALLPVLEAGWQAGERSPQRILRQLDPVAVDCPEGDPRLANLNTPELLSGNRLKD; translated from the coding sequence ATGTCCGACACGCCTTTACCGCCCTGCTCCGTCCTGCTGCTCGCCGGTGGGCGCGGGCATCGTCTGGGTGGTCGCGACAAGGGCCTGGTGGAGTGGCGGGGCCGCCCCCTGATCGCCTGGCTGCACGAGCGCGTGCGCCCCCTCACCGACGACCTGATCATTTCCTGCAACCGTAATGAAGACCGCTACGCGGCCTGGGCCGATCAACTGGTGCGGGATGACACCCCCGACTTCCACGGGCCGCTGGCGGGCATGCGCGCCGGCCTGGCGGTAGCCCGCCACGAGCAGGTGCTGATCCTGCCCTGCGACGCCCCGCAGGTGGACGACACCCTGATCGCCAGCCTGCTCGCCGCCGCCTGCGAGCGGCCGGTCATGGTGCGTCAGGGCAAGTTCTGGGAGCCGCTGTTCTGCATCCTGCCCCGGGCGCTGCTGCCCGTGCTGGAAGCCGGCTGGCAGGCCGGAGAGCGCAGCCCTCAACGCATCCTGCGCCAGCTCGACCCGGTGGCCGTGGACTGCCCTGAAGGCGACCCGCGCCTGGCCAACCTCAATACGCCTGAACTGTTAAGTGGCAATCGGCTGAAGGATTGA
- a CDS encoding TetR family transcriptional regulator yields the protein MASSKREHLVNTALGLFYREGFHATGIDRILAESGVAKMTLYKHFKSKDDLIIAALESRFAPAAERMAWAFTHLPPRDAILRVFDGLHAWISDQEFCGCAFINAAAEFHDRDHPVHRIAASYKAGTQAYFRGALERLEAAEPERLARQLQYLMEGAISMAHIEGPSDQALEARDAADRLMRAAGI from the coding sequence ATGGCATCAAGCAAACGCGAACATCTGGTCAACACCGCCCTCGGTCTCTTTTATCGCGAGGGATTCCACGCCACCGGCATCGACCGCATCCTGGCCGAATCCGGTGTGGCCAAGATGACGCTCTACAAGCACTTCAAGTCCAAGGACGATCTGATCATCGCCGCCTTGGAGTCCCGCTTTGCGCCGGCTGCCGAGAGGATGGCCTGGGCGTTCACGCACTTGCCGCCGAGGGACGCCATCCTGCGGGTATTCGATGGGCTCCACGCCTGGATTAGTGACCAGGAATTCTGCGGCTGTGCCTTCATCAATGCCGCAGCCGAATTCCATGACCGCGATCACCCGGTGCACCGCATCGCCGCGTCCTACAAGGCCGGCACCCAAGCGTATTTCCGGGGCGCCCTGGAGCGCCTGGAGGCGGCGGAGCCCGAGCGCCTGGCGCGTCAGTTGCAATACCTGATGGAAGGGGCGATCAGCATGGCCCACATCGAAGGGCCGAGTGACCAGGCGTTGGAGGCCCGGGACGCCGCCGACCGACTGATGCGCGCCGCCGGCATCTGA
- a CDS encoding OprD family porin has translation MSKTSLAQAVALATLGASVTLPGIAQAEFIKDSKASLELRNFYFNRDFRQDNAPQSKAEEWAQGFLLRYESGFTEGTVGVGVDALGLLGVKLDSSPDRSNTGLLKRDRETGRAQDEYGELGLTAKLRASKSVLKIGTLLPKLPVVQYNDSRLLPQTFKGGHLNSMELAGLTFDGGQLKEVNQRDSSDYEDMTITTGAARAIVVRPGTTSDEFNFAGASYKWNDSLTTGYHYGELDEFYKQHYLTLVHQLPLGDKQSLKSDIRFARSTDEGSSNVDNKAFGAMFTYALGGHAFGLGYQSMSGDTGFAYINGTDPFLVNYVQIGDFANKDEKSWQARYDYNFADIGIPGLTFMTRYLSGDNIDLGANREEGKEWERNTDIAYVFQEGALKNFGVKWRNATVRSTNFGNDIDENRLILSYVVPLW, from the coding sequence ATGAGCAAAACCTCGCTTGCGCAAGCCGTGGCCCTCGCCACGCTTGGCGCCAGTGTCACCCTGCCGGGCATCGCCCAGGCGGAGTTCATCAAGGACAGCAAGGCCAGCCTGGAGCTACGCAACTTCTACTTCAACCGCGACTTCCGCCAGGACAACGCTCCACAGTCCAAGGCCGAGGAATGGGCCCAGGGCTTCCTCCTGCGCTATGAGTCCGGCTTCACCGAAGGCACCGTCGGCGTGGGTGTGGACGCCCTCGGCCTGTTGGGCGTCAAGCTCGACTCCAGCCCCGATCGCAGCAACACCGGCCTGCTCAAGCGCGACCGCGAAACCGGCCGCGCCCAGGATGAGTACGGCGAGCTCGGCCTCACCGCCAAGCTGCGCGCCTCGAAGAGCGTGCTCAAGATCGGCACGCTGCTGCCCAAGCTCCCGGTCGTCCAGTACAACGACTCCCGCCTGCTGCCCCAGACCTTCAAGGGCGGCCACCTGAACTCCATGGAGCTCGCCGGCCTGACCTTCGATGGCGGCCAGCTCAAGGAGGTCAACCAGCGTGACTCCTCCGATTACGAGGACATGACGATCACCACGGGCGCCGCCCGCGCCATTGTCGTCCGCCCCGGCACCACCAGCGACGAGTTCAACTTCGCCGGCGCCAGCTACAAGTGGAACGACAGCCTTACCACCGGCTACCACTACGGCGAACTGGACGAGTTCTACAAGCAGCACTACCTGACCCTGGTGCATCAGTTGCCGCTGGGTGACAAGCAGTCCCTCAAGAGTGACATTCGCTTCGCCCGCTCCACCGATGAAGGCAGCAGCAACGTCGACAACAAGGCCTTCGGCGCCATGTTCACCTACGCCCTCGGCGGCCACGCCTTCGGCCTCGGCTATCAGAGCATGAGCGGCGACACGGGCTTCGCCTACATCAACGGCACCGATCCCTTCCTGGTGAACTACGTGCAGATCGGCGACTTCGCCAACAAGGATGAAAAGTCCTGGCAAGCGCGCTACGACTACAACTTCGCCGACATCGGCATTCCCGGCCTGACCTTCATGACCCGCTACCTGTCCGGCGACAACATCGACCTGGGCGCCAACCGCGAAGAAGGCAAGGAATGGGAACGCAACACCGACATCGCCTACGTGTTCCAGGAAGGCGCGCTGAAGAACTTCGGCGTCAAGTGGCGCAACGCCACGGTACGCTCCACCAACTTCGGCAACGATATCGACGAAAACCGTCTGATACTCAGCTACGTGGTGCCGCTCTGGTAA
- a CDS encoding MBL fold metallo-hydrolase, producing MRLRSLFLLFLFSTCSLAAQAEGLRFALVKTSQTETLEAFTLADGSWTEKVTANHVAVLIQHHAATLLFDTGLGRQVDSQFDNEMPWWDKPLMKYGPVTPARDQLDRDGIRIDRIYLSHAHWDHASALADFPDVTVWAPYEEIEFSEVGTPPAVLPSQFAHGVKWRPYLFLPVPFMGFEESLDLFGDRSLVLVPLEGHTPGSVGLFLTLDDGRRFFFTGDTSWRLEGFTGLREKFWISRNMVDNDRAGTRAQLQKVHDLLQREPGLTVIPAHDAKVQDKLGYYPHWVQ from the coding sequence ATGCGCCTGCGTTCGTTATTCCTGTTGTTCCTGTTCAGCACCTGCAGCCTCGCCGCCCAGGCAGAGGGGCTGCGCTTCGCCCTGGTGAAGACGTCCCAGACCGAAACCCTGGAAGCCTTCACCCTGGCCGACGGTAGCTGGACGGAGAAGGTGACGGCCAACCACGTGGCCGTGCTGATCCAGCACCATGCCGCAACCCTGCTCTTCGACACCGGGCTCGGCCGCCAGGTGGACAGCCAGTTCGACAACGAAATGCCCTGGTGGGACAAGCCGCTGATGAAGTACGGCCCCGTGACGCCCGCTCGGGACCAGTTGGACCGGGACGGCATCCGCATCGACCGCATCTACCTCAGCCACGCCCATTGGGACCACGCCTCGGCGCTGGCGGACTTCCCCGACGTCACCGTCTGGGCGCCCTACGAGGAAATCGAGTTTTCGGAAGTCGGGACTCCGCCGGCGGTGCTGCCCAGCCAGTTCGCCCACGGCGTGAAGTGGCGGCCCTACCTGTTCTTGCCCGTGCCGTTCATGGGCTTCGAGGAAAGCCTCGACCTGTTCGGCGACCGCAGCCTCGTACTGGTCCCGCTCGAGGGCCACACACCGGGATCAGTTGGCCTGTTCCTGACCCTGGACGACGGTCGCCGCTTCTTCTTCACCGGCGACACGAGCTGGCGCCTGGAAGGGTTCACCGGCCTGCGGGAGAAGTTCTGGATCAGCCGGAACATGGTCGACAACGACCGCGCGGGCACCCGCGCCCAGTTGCAGAAAGTCCACGATCTGCTTCAGCGGGAGCCCGGGCTCACCGTGATTCCGGCCCACGATGCCAAGGTGCAGGACAAGCTCGGCTATTACCCGCACTGGGTGCAGTGA
- a CDS encoding ammonium transporter: MENLNSAVETLIHGSNTLFILMGAVMVLAMHAGFAFLEVGTVRQKNQVNALSKILSDFAVSTLAYFFIGYWVAYGVTFLQPASVLAADHGYGLVKFFFLLTFAAAIPAIISGGIAERARFYPQLCATLLIVAFIYPFFEGLIWNGNFGLQDWLKNDFGASFHDYAGSVVVHAVGGWLALGAVLLLGHRNGRYRDGRLVAFAPSNIPFLALGSWILIVGWFGFNVMSAQTLQGVSGLVAVNSLMAMVGGTAAALLVGRNDPGFLHNGPLAGLVAVCAGSDLMHPVGALVTGAAAGGLFVWAFTATQVKWRIDDVLGVWPLHGLCGVWGGIACGIFGQEALGGLGGVSLVSQLIGTGLGVLIALVGGLAVYGLLKSTVGIRLSQEEEYYGADLSVHKIGATSQD, from the coding sequence ATGGAAAACCTCAACAGCGCCGTGGAAACCCTGATCCACGGCTCGAACACCCTGTTCATCCTGATGGGCGCCGTCATGGTGCTGGCCATGCACGCCGGCTTTGCCTTCCTCGAAGTCGGCACCGTGCGGCAGAAGAACCAGGTCAACGCCCTGTCGAAGATCCTCTCCGACTTCGCGGTGTCGACCCTGGCCTACTTCTTCATCGGCTACTGGGTCGCCTATGGCGTGACCTTCCTCCAGCCGGCCAGTGTCCTGGCGGCCGATCACGGCTACGGTCTGGTGAAGTTCTTCTTCCTGCTGACCTTCGCGGCGGCGATCCCGGCCATCATCTCCGGCGGCATCGCCGAGCGCGCCCGGTTCTATCCGCAGCTCTGCGCCACCTTGCTGATCGTGGCGTTCATCTATCCCTTCTTCGAGGGGCTGATCTGGAACGGCAATTTCGGCCTGCAGGACTGGCTGAAGAACGATTTCGGCGCCAGCTTCCATGATTACGCGGGCTCCGTGGTGGTGCATGCGGTGGGCGGCTGGCTGGCGCTCGGCGCGGTGCTGCTACTGGGCCATCGCAACGGCCGCTACCGGGACGGTCGCCTGGTGGCCTTCGCGCCGTCGAACATTCCGTTCCTGGCGCTGGGCTCCTGGATCCTGATCGTCGGCTGGTTCGGCTTCAACGTGATGAGCGCCCAGACCTTGCAGGGTGTCAGCGGCCTGGTGGCAGTGAATTCGCTGATGGCCATGGTCGGCGGCACGGCCGCTGCGCTGCTGGTGGGCCGCAACGACCCCGGCTTCCTGCACAACGGCCCGCTCGCCGGCCTGGTGGCCGTGTGTGCGGGCTCCGACCTGATGCATCCGGTTGGCGCCCTGGTCACCGGCGCTGCGGCCGGCGGCCTGTTCGTCTGGGCCTTCACCGCGACCCAGGTGAAATGGCGGATCGATGACGTCCTCGGTGTCTGGCCGCTGCACGGCCTGTGCGGCGTCTGGGGCGGCATCGCCTGCGGCATCTTCGGCCAGGAAGCCCTGGGCGGCCTGGGGGGCGTCAGCCTCGTGAGCCAACTGATCGGCACCGGGCTGGGCGTGTTGATTGCGCTGGTGGGCGGGCTCGCCGTCTACGGCCTGTTGAAGTCCACCGTGGGCATCCGCCTCAGCCAGGAAGAGGAGTACTACGGCGCCGACCTGTCGGTGCACAAGATTGGTGCCACGTCGCAGGATTGA
- a CDS encoding glutathione S-transferase family protein: protein MQLHDFYLSGNCYKVRLFLGLIGQRAEIVTVDLAHGAQKRPEFLALNPRGQVPVLVDDGQPLVDSQAILVYLARRYGDEHWYPQDALSVGLIAGWLSLAANEVHHGAARARVGLKFGREIDLEEAQGRARQVLELVNAHLADRAWLVGDQPTVADVAVYPYLALADEGGLDLAPYPHLDAWFARIHALPGYVDLPR from the coding sequence ATGCAACTTCACGACTTCTACCTTTCCGGCAATTGCTACAAGGTCCGCCTCTTCCTGGGCCTGATCGGCCAGCGCGCGGAAATTGTGACCGTAGACCTTGCCCACGGCGCCCAGAAGCGCCCTGAGTTCCTCGCCCTCAACCCACGCGGCCAGGTGCCGGTGCTGGTGGATGACGGCCAGCCGCTGGTCGACTCCCAGGCCATCCTGGTCTACCTGGCGCGACGCTACGGGGACGAGCACTGGTATCCGCAGGACGCTCTGTCCGTGGGGCTTATCGCCGGTTGGCTGAGCCTGGCCGCCAACGAGGTCCACCACGGCGCGGCGCGGGCACGGGTGGGCCTGAAGTTCGGCCGCGAAATCGACCTGGAAGAAGCGCAGGGCCGCGCCCGGCAGGTGCTGGAGCTGGTCAACGCGCACCTCGCTGACCGCGCCTGGCTGGTCGGCGACCAGCCCACCGTCGCCGATGTGGCGGTCTACCCCTACCTGGCGCTGGCCGACGAAGGCGGCCTGGACCTGGCGCCCTACCCCCACCTCGACGCCTGGTTCGCGCGCATCCACGCCCTGCCCGGCTATGTGGACCTGCCTCGCTAA
- a CDS encoding DUF5610 domain-containing protein, which translates to MNALASLASSAQRSAFPGLASAFARKQVDAQETLAGRLGERLGLEPGALKGKAADYSPEKVADRVVDAIDQRLRKEAANGADKATLQGLLDQARAGVQKGFDDARKTLDGLGLLGGKVAEDIDDTFNRIQSGLDQLQKTRIQPDQAVQPGAVVAAAGYSERFAAQAETFDLEVKTRDGDKLRISIAQASANWSRNSVAAASDGTTSLVAASSQSSSLQIGAWQIQVDGELDDEEKAALSDLLSQVQDISSSFYSGDLAGAFDRAMDLDMDGEQLASMSLRLTQTRVMQATDAYGAVAQQGGQAASAVNGSLKDYANGLLDALRKASELAEDGRGTLEKLLKGGASLDERFSPAQLAKADAFNERLLDGLEPLLGEAHSQSTDD; encoded by the coding sequence ATGAATGCCCTGGCCTCGCTCGCTTCCTCCGCCCAACGCTCGGCTTTCCCCGGCCTTGCCTCCGCCTTTGCGCGCAAGCAGGTGGATGCCCAGGAAACACTGGCCGGGCGTCTTGGCGAGCGTCTCGGCCTTGAGCCGGGCGCGCTGAAAGGCAAGGCTGCCGACTACAGCCCGGAAAAGGTCGCCGACCGTGTGGTGGACGCAATCGACCAGCGACTGCGCAAGGAAGCGGCCAACGGTGCTGACAAGGCGACACTGCAGGGGCTCCTCGACCAGGCTCGTGCCGGGGTGCAGAAGGGCTTCGACGATGCGCGCAAGACCCTCGACGGGCTGGGCCTGCTGGGCGGCAAGGTGGCCGAGGATATCGACGACACCTTCAACCGCATCCAGAGCGGCCTCGATCAGCTCCAGAAGACCCGGATCCAACCCGACCAGGCCGTGCAGCCCGGTGCGGTCGTCGCGGCGGCCGGCTACAGCGAACGCTTCGCCGCCCAGGCCGAGACCTTCGACCTGGAGGTGAAGACTCGTGACGGCGACAAGCTGCGCATTTCCATCGCCCAGGCGTCGGCCAACTGGTCCCGCAACAGCGTGGCAGCGGCGAGCGACGGGACGACCTCCCTGGTCGCGGCCAGCAGCCAGTCCTCCTCCTTGCAGATCGGCGCCTGGCAGATCCAGGTGGACGGTGAGCTGGACGACGAGGAGAAGGCCGCCTTGAGCGATCTGCTCAGCCAGGTCCAGGACATTTCCAGCAGCTTCTACTCGGGTGACCTGGCCGGCGCCTTCGACCGCGCCATGGACCTGGACATGGATGGTGAACAGCTGGCTTCCATGTCGCTGCGTCTTACTCAGACGCGGGTGATGCAGGCCACCGACGCCTATGGCGCCGTCGCCCAGCAGGGCGGGCAGGCGGCCAGTGCGGTCAATGGTTCCCTCAAGGACTACGCGAACGGCCTGCTGGACGCCCTGCGCAAAGCCAGCGAACTGGCTGAGGACGGCCGTGGCACCCTGGAGAAATTGCTCAAGGGCGGGGCCTCCCTGGACGAGCGTTTCTCCCCGGCGCAACTGGCCAAGGCCGATGCCTTCAACGAGCGCCTGCTGGATGGTCTGGAGCCCTTGCTGGGCGAGGCTCACAGCCAGTCCACCGACGACTGA
- a CDS encoding pyridoxamine 5'-phosphate oxidase family protein yields the protein MNSPFHPGEQAIQARAGVREQMEPIGSRMIRDYMPEQHRLFFAQLPWLLVGSQDSDGQPQASVLWGKPGFAHSPEATLLRINARPEVDDPLAANLHSTARLGVLGLELPTRRRNRMNGPLVERDGEGLTLAVQQSFGNCPKYIQARDWHWEARPAGALEQGVGLDPRWLELVNRSDTLFIASQHLDPQTGGVDISHRGGAPGFVQLGDDGRLWLPDYSGNQMFNTLGNLLLEPRCGLLWIDFASGDLLQLEARAEILWPDQAGTHGLPALPGAERLVALTPSRWRLRRSRLPLGFGDVHPSPFLPQGH from the coding sequence ATGAACAGCCCATTCCATCCCGGTGAACAAGCGATCCAGGCCCGCGCGGGTGTCCGCGAACAGATGGAGCCCATCGGAAGCCGGATGATCCGCGACTACATGCCGGAGCAGCACCGGCTGTTCTTCGCCCAACTGCCCTGGCTGCTGGTGGGCAGCCAGGACAGCGACGGCCAGCCCCAGGCTTCAGTGCTGTGGGGCAAACCGGGCTTTGCCCACTCGCCGGAAGCGACCCTGCTCAGGATCAACGCCCGCCCGGAGGTGGACGACCCGCTCGCCGCCAACCTGCACAGCACGGCCCGCCTGGGCGTGCTCGGGCTGGAGCTGCCCACGCGGCGGCGCAACCGCATGAACGGCCCGCTGGTGGAACGCGATGGCGAAGGACTCACCCTCGCGGTGCAGCAGTCCTTCGGCAACTGCCCGAAGTACATCCAGGCACGCGACTGGCACTGGGAAGCCCGACCGGCCGGAGCCCTGGAACAGGGCGTCGGCCTGGACCCACGCTGGCTGGAACTGGTGAACCGCAGCGACACGCTGTTCATCGCCAGCCAGCACCTCGATCCGCAAACCGGCGGCGTGGACATCTCCCATCGCGGAGGGGCGCCGGGCTTCGTGCAGCTAGGCGACGACGGCCGTCTCTGGCTACCGGACTACAGCGGCAACCAGATGTTCAACACCCTCGGCAACCTGCTGCTGGAGCCCCGCTGCGGCCTGCTCTGGATCGACTTCGCCAGCGGCGACCTGCTGCAACTGGAAGCCCGGGCGGAAATCCTCTGGCCGGATCAGGCCGGTACCCACGGCTTGCCGGCCCTGCCCGGCGCCGAACGCCTGGTGGCCCTCACCCCGAGTCGCTGGCGCCTGCGCCGCAGCCGGCTGCCGCTGGGTTTCGGCGACGTACATCCCTCCCCCTTCCTGCCCCAAGGACACTGA
- the moaB gene encoding molybdenum cofactor biosynthesis protein B — translation MSHKAEAVFVPLNIAVLTVSDTRSLETDTSGQLFVDRLTAAGHNLAARVLLKDDLYKIRAQVATWIADDEVQVVLITGGTGFTGRDSTPEAVACLLDKQVDGFGEYFRQISVTDIGTSTMQSRALAGLANNTLVCCLPGSTNACRTAWDGILAEQLDNRHRPCNFVPHLMQANACESRG, via the coding sequence ATGAGTCACAAGGCCGAGGCGGTGTTCGTGCCGCTCAATATTGCCGTTCTTACCGTCAGCGATACCCGCAGCCTGGAGACCGACACCTCCGGCCAGCTCTTCGTCGATCGCCTCACCGCCGCCGGCCACAACCTGGCGGCGCGGGTGCTGCTGAAAGACGACCTGTACAAGATCCGCGCCCAGGTCGCTACCTGGATCGCCGACGACGAGGTGCAGGTCGTGCTGATCACCGGCGGCACCGGCTTCACCGGCCGTGACAGCACCCCCGAAGCGGTGGCGTGCCTGCTGGACAAGCAGGTGGATGGTTTCGGCGAGTACTTCCGGCAGATTTCCGTTACCGACATCGGCACCTCCACCATGCAGTCCCGCGCCCTGGCCGGCCTGGCCAACAACACACTGGTCTGCTGCCTGCCGGGCTCCACCAATGCCTGCCGTACCGCCTGGGACGGCATCCTCGCCGAGCAGCTGGACAACCGTCATCGCCCCTGCAACTTCGTCCCGCATCTGATGCAGGCCAATGCCTGCGAGAGTCGCGGGTGA